One Peromyscus leucopus breed LL Stock chromosome 14, UCI_PerLeu_2.1, whole genome shotgun sequence genomic window carries:
- the Lysmd2 gene encoding lysM and putative peptidoglycan-binding domain-containing protein 2 isoform X2 yields MEQIKRANKLFTNDCIFLKKTLSIPILSEKPLLFNGLNSIDSPEKETVDSSFCHEEEPVSAGEELPPPSPQDPDPEPAQPEEVSARDFLQRLDLQIKQSTQAARKLKEETRDEESPYAASLYHS; encoded by the exons atGGAACAGATTAAAAGGGCCAATAAACTGTTTACTAATGACTGTATATTTCTGAAGAAGACCTTGAGCATCCCGATTCTATCAGAGAAGCCTCTGCTCTTTAATGGACTTAACTCCATTGATTCTCCAGAAAAGGAAACTGTTGACAGCAGTTTTTGTCATGAGGAGGAGCCTGTGTCGGCTGGGGAAGAACTGCCCCCTCCCAGCCCACAGGACCCAGACCCCGAACCTGCGCAGCCTGAGGAAGTGTCTGCTAGAGATTTCCTGCAGAGACTTGACTTACAGATTAAACAATCAACACAGGCAGCCAGGAAACTCAAAGAAGAGACCAG GGATGAAGAAAGCCCCTACGCTGCTTCGCTCTATCATAGTTAG